In one Barnesiella propionica genomic region, the following are encoded:
- a CDS encoding lipocalin-like domain-containing protein: MSRLIRFSVGMVLLLAVMVSCKDTAFKVYEGRIFDASMNDIVIITGTGDTVTVSTMNADPAKVPGVFINDSVRVTCSDRKVGEDKILTADSLVILVRSPYYCIQGTWLEPNPIDTAQMQGFVLKQDGTAESVNMATLDFRSWTLKGHMLILQYTSIGNKLTIEGSDTLHIVKINADSLVLSANNRMVWDLVRKK; encoded by the coding sequence ATGAGCAGGTTAATACGATTTTCTGTAGGCATGGTACTGTTATTGGCCGTAATGGTATCTTGTAAAGATACGGCCTTTAAAGTTTATGAAGGTAGAATTTTCGATGCCAGTATGAACGATATCGTTATTATTACCGGTACGGGTGATACTGTAACGGTAAGTACGATGAATGCCGATCCGGCAAAAGTACCCGGAGTTTTTATTAATGATTCCGTACGGGTAACCTGTTCGGATAGAAAGGTAGGTGAGGATAAAATATTAACGGCTGACTCGCTGGTTATTCTTGTACGTTCTCCGTATTATTGTATACAAGGTACCTGGCTTGAACCTAACCCGATAGATACAGCACAGATGCAGGGTTTTGTTTTAAAACAAGATGGTACGGCAGAATCGGTGAATATGGCTACTTTGGATTTCAGGAGTTGGACTCTGAAAGGCCACATGTTAATATTGCAATATACGAGTATAGGAAATAAACTTACGATAGAAGGTTCCGATACTTTGCATATTGTAAAGATCAATGCCGATTCTCTGGTTCTTTCCGCAAATAATAGAATGGTTTGGGATTTAGTCAGGAAGAAGTAA
- the rprY gene encoding response regulator transcription factor RprY: MEERLRILLCEDDENLGMLLREYLQAKGYVADLFSDGESGYKAFLKGKYDLCVLDVMMPKKDGFTLAQEIRTVNGEVPIIFLTAKSLKEDILEGFKIGADDYITKPFSMEELVFRIEAILRRVKGKKGKEVTMYKIGRFTFDTQKQVLSIDDKTTKLTTKESELLSLLCAHVNEILERNFALKTIWIDDNYFNARSMDVYITKLRKHLKDDPSIEIINIHGKGYKLIAPEIEAKTK; this comes from the coding sequence ATGGAAGAAAGATTGCGTATCTTACTATGCGAAGATGATGAGAATCTTGGCATGTTGTTGAGAGAATATTTGCAAGCAAAAGGATATGTAGCCGATTTATTCTCCGATGGAGAAAGCGGCTATAAAGCATTCCTCAAAGGCAAATATGATCTTTGTGTTCTGGACGTGATGATGCCGAAAAAAGACGGTTTCACACTGGCTCAGGAAATTCGTACTGTAAACGGTGAAGTGCCCATTATTTTCTTGACGGCGAAATCACTCAAAGAAGATATTCTGGAAGGTTTCAAAATCGGTGCTGACGATTATATTACCAAACCGTTCAGCATGGAAGAACTCGTGTTCCGTATTGAAGCCATTCTCCGTCGCGTAAAAGGCAAAAAAGGCAAAGAAGTTACTATGTACAAAATAGGACGTTTCACATTCGATACTCAGAAACAAGTTCTGTCTATTGATGATAAAACGACCAAACTTACTACTAAGGAATCGGAATTGCTCAGCTTGTTATGCGCACACGTAAATGAAATTCTTGAACGTAACTTCGCCCTTAAGACGATCTGGATTGACGACAATTATTTCAACGCACGCAGTATGGATGTCTACATCACCAAACTTCGTAAACATCTGAAAGATGATCCCTCTATCGAAATCATCAATATCCACGGTAAAGGATATAAACTGATCGCTCCGGAAATCGAAGCTAAAACGAAATAA
- a CDS encoding sensor histidine kinase, with protein sequence MKKSTIWLLAIIMALTFVGLLYMQIMYMENMVKMRNEQFTEAVKRSLYGVSTSLELDETKHYLAEDIEETQNKLLSEYEQNNQTKDVVSTHRQFSIVAPDGTVANFSFREQTSTIMLRPSIRPSKKEDNTLINTYKNMQEVLKGQYLYQKGLLNEVILNILSKASSRPIMERVDTKKLESYLKSEFENNGINIIFEFAITDKDGKIIYKTSKFDPKEEGNLFTQAIFPNDPPGRLNYLKVYFPTKKNYIFSSVKFMIPTFAFTLILLVTFLFTIIVAFRQKKLTEMKNDFINNMTHEFKTPISTISLAAQMLNDPAVAKSPAMFQHISGVINDETKRLRFQVEKVLQMSMFDRQKTLMKLHDVDVNDLVTSVMSTFKLKVEKYGGVIDADLQAEDAIVSVDEMHFTNVIFNLLDNAVKYRREDVPLSLFIRTRTIGDKVEISIQDNGIGMKKEDLKKIFEKFYRVSTGNRHDVKGFGLGLAYVNKIIRDLKGNIRVESELNHGSTFIITLPLIKTD encoded by the coding sequence ATGAAAAAATCGACAATCTGGTTATTGGCAATCATCATGGCCCTCACATTTGTGGGACTATTATACATGCAAATCATGTATATGGAAAACATGGTGAAAATGCGGAACGAGCAGTTTACAGAAGCCGTAAAACGGAGTCTGTACGGCGTTTCCACGAGCCTGGAACTGGATGAGACGAAACATTATCTCGCAGAAGACATAGAAGAGACCCAAAATAAACTGCTCTCTGAGTATGAGCAGAACAACCAGACCAAAGACGTAGTATCCACACACAGACAATTTTCTATTGTAGCTCCAGACGGAACCGTCGCCAACTTCTCTTTCAGGGAACAGACCAGTACGATCATGCTGAGACCCAGCATCCGCCCGAGCAAAAAAGAAGACAATACGCTGATCAACACGTATAAGAATATGCAAGAGGTACTCAAAGGCCAGTACCTCTATCAAAAAGGATTACTTAATGAAGTCATTCTTAATATTTTAAGTAAAGCCAGTAGCCGTCCTATCATGGAAAGGGTGGATACGAAAAAACTGGAAAGCTATCTGAAATCGGAATTTGAAAACAACGGGATCAATATCATTTTCGAATTTGCCATTACCGACAAAGACGGAAAAATCATTTATAAAACATCAAAATTCGATCCTAAAGAAGAAGGAAATCTGTTCACACAGGCTATATTTCCTAATGACCCTCCGGGACGTCTTAACTATCTGAAAGTATATTTTCCTACTAAGAAAAATTATATCTTCAGTTCGGTTAAATTTATGATTCCGACATTTGCTTTTACATTAATATTGCTGGTAACATTCTTGTTCACCATTATTGTCGCTTTCCGTCAAAAGAAGCTGACTGAAATGAAGAACGATTTTATCAATAATATGACTCACGAGTTTAAGACACCTATCTCTACCATATCGCTGGCTGCCCAGATGCTGAACGATCCCGCTGTCGCGAAAAGCCCGGCCATGTTCCAGCACATATCCGGAGTGATAAACGATGAAACTAAAAGGCTTCGTTTCCAGGTGGAAAAAGTGTTGCAGATGTCCATGTTCGACCGGCAAAAGACACTCATGAAATTACATGACGTAGATGTAAACGATCTCGTTACCAGCGTTATGAGTACCTTTAAACTAAAAGTAGAAAAATACGGAGGAGTAATAGATGCCGACCTTCAGGCCGAAGATGCTATTGTTTCGGTAGATGAAATGCACTTTACCAACGTTATTTTCAATTTACTGGACAACGCCGTAAAATATCGCCGGGAGGATGTTCCTTTATCTCTGTTCATCCGTACACGTACCATCGGGGATAAAGTAGAAATATCGATACAGGACAACGGCATAGGAATGAAAAAAGAAGATCTAAAAAAAATATTCGAGAAGTTCTACCGCGTATCAACCGGAAACCGCCACGATGTAAAAGGATTCGGGCTGGGTCTGGCATATGTAAACAAAATCATCAGAGACCTGAAAGGGAACATACGCGTGGAGAGCGAATTGAATCACGGTTCAACATTTATAATTACATTACCTCTAATAAAAACTGACTAA
- a CDS encoding elongation factor G, with the protein MKVYESHEIKNIALLGSKGSGKTTLAEAMLYECGIIKRRGTVEANNTVSDYFPVEKEYGYSVFSTVFYAEFLNKKLNVIDCPGSDDFVGSAITALNVTDTGVIVVDSQYGVEVGTQNIFRTAEKLNKPIVFAMNQLDGEKADFDNVMEQMRESFGSRVVQVQYPVSSGPSFNAMIDVLLMKMYSWGPDGGVPTISEIPENEKEKALELNKILIEAAAENDETLMEKFFDQGSLTEDEMREGIRKGLITRSIYPVFCVSALRDMGVRRMMEFLGNVVPFVSEMPQPIDTEGQEIAPDPNGPVSMYCFKTTVEPHIGEVSYFKVMSGTVKEGDDLINVNRNSRERMAQLFCVCGQIRTKVDKVVAGDICASVKLKDVRTGNTLNEKGCEIRFDFIKYPDPKYQRAIKPLNEADAEKLSEILTRMHEEDPTWTVIQSKELKQTIVSGQGEFHLRTLKWRIENNEKIAIEFAEPRIPYRETITKAARADYRHKKQSGGAGQFGEVHLIIEPYYEGMPAPDSYRFNNQEYKMNVRDTQTLDLEWGGKLVVCNCIVGGAIDARFIPAIVKGLMDRMEQGPLTGSYARDVRVCIYDGKMHPVDSNEISFRLAGRNAFSDAFKNAGPKILEPIYDVEVLTPADKMGDVMSDLQGRRAIIMGMSSEKGFEKISAKVPLKEMASYSTALSSITGGRSSFTMKYASYELVPGDVQDKLLKAYEAQQEEE; encoded by the coding sequence ATGAAGGTATACGAATCACATGAAATCAAAAACATTGCCTTATTAGGCAGTAAAGGATCGGGTAAAACCACTCTCGCTGAAGCTATGCTTTACGAGTGTGGTATAATAAAACGCCGCGGAACCGTTGAAGCCAATAATACCGTATCGGATTATTTCCCGGTAGAAAAAGAGTATGGATATTCTGTATTTTCCACTGTATTTTATGCCGAGTTCCTAAATAAAAAACTGAACGTGATCGACTGCCCGGGCTCTGACGATTTTGTAGGAAGCGCTATTACGGCTCTGAACGTAACCGATACCGGAGTCATAGTTGTCGATTCCCAGTATGGTGTGGAAGTAGGTACCCAAAATATCTTCCGGACGGCAGAAAAGCTGAACAAGCCTATCGTATTCGCCATGAATCAGCTGGACGGAGAAAAAGCCGATTTTGATAATGTAATGGAGCAAATGCGCGAATCTTTCGGAAGCCGCGTGGTACAGGTACAATATCCGGTCAGCAGCGGGCCGTCATTTAATGCAATGATAGATGTCCTTTTGATGAAAATGTATTCATGGGGACCGGACGGAGGTGTTCCTACAATTTCAGAAATACCGGAAAACGAAAAAGAAAAAGCTCTCGAACTAAATAAAATATTGATAGAAGCTGCAGCGGAAAACGATGAAACGCTGATGGAAAAATTCTTCGATCAAGGATCACTGACCGAAGATGAAATGAGAGAAGGCATTCGCAAAGGTCTTATTACCAGAAGCATATATCCGGTATTCTGTGTAAGTGCCCTCAGGGATATGGGTGTACGCAGAATGATGGAATTTCTGGGAAATGTAGTACCTTTCGTATCGGAAATGCCGCAACCCATAGATACCGAAGGACAGGAAATAGCTCCGGACCCGAACGGACCGGTGAGTATGTACTGCTTTAAAACGACTGTAGAACCTCATATAGGTGAAGTATCTTATTTTAAAGTAATGTCAGGAACGGTCAAAGAAGGAGACGATCTGATAAATGTAAACCGGAACAGCCGGGAACGTATGGCACAATTATTCTGCGTATGCGGACAAATCCGTACTAAAGTAGATAAAGTAGTTGCAGGCGATATATGTGCCAGCGTTAAACTGAAAGACGTTCGTACAGGTAATACATTGAACGAAAAAGGTTGTGAGATCCGTTTCGACTTTATCAAATACCCCGATCCGAAGTATCAGCGCGCTATCAAACCGTTGAATGAAGCCGATGCGGAAAAACTGAGTGAAATACTGACCCGCATGCATGAGGAAGACCCGACCTGGACCGTAATACAATCGAAAGAACTGAAGCAAACGATCGTCTCGGGACAAGGAGAATTCCATCTTCGTACATTAAAATGGAGAATCGAAAACAACGAAAAAATCGCTATAGAATTTGCAGAACCCCGTATTCCATACCGGGAAACGATCACTAAAGCTGCGCGCGCCGATTATCGTCATAAAAAACAATCGGGCGGTGCAGGTCAGTTTGGCGAAGTACACCTCATCATAGAACCTTATTACGAAGGTATGCCGGCCCCTGATTCTTACCGTTTCAACAATCAGGAATACAAAATGAACGTCCGTGACACGCAAACGTTAGATCTTGAATGGGGCGGAAAACTGGTCGTATGTAACTGTATCGTAGGAGGTGCTATCGACGCCCGGTTTATTCCCGCCATCGTAAAAGGACTTATGGACCGTATGGAACAAGGGCCGCTCACGGGGTCTTACGCCCGTGACGTGCGGGTATGCATCTACGATGGTAAAATGCACCCGGTAGATTCCAACGAAATATCTTTCAGGCTTGCCGGACGTAACGCTTTCAGCGATGCATTCAAAAATGCCGGTCCTAAGATTCTGGAACCTATTTATGATGTGGAAGTGCTTACTCCCGCCGATAAAATGGGAGACGTTATGAGTGACCTGCAAGGTAGAAGAGCTATCATTATGGGTATGTCCAGTGAAAAGGGATTTGAAAAAATAAGCGCAAAAGTTCCTTTAAAGGAAATGGCTTCCTATTCCACCGCGCTCAGTTCCATCACAGGCGGACGTTCCTCATTTACTATGAAATACGCCTCATACGAACTTGTTCCGGGAGATGTACAGGATAAACTTTTAAAAGCTTACGAAGCACAACAGGAAGAAGAATAA